One genomic window of Polyangium aurulentum includes the following:
- a CDS encoding deoxynucleoside kinase, which produces MLETTAPAGKRPRIIAVAGNIGAGKSSLVKWLELQFKMVPFFEPNEENPYLSDFYGDMRRWAMSSQLFFLVRRFQIHRAVVRSAAEDPRPIVQDRTLYEDAEIFAAHLHRQGFIDDRDWRMYQDLYLTLREEIRPPDLMIYLRCPLKTLVRRIHQRGRDFERKIPRSYLAALDKLYEEWHARYDLSPTLVIETDRLDYVERLFDRLEVVQAIRKHLGEE; this is translated from the coding sequence ATGCTCGAGACCACCGCACCCGCTGGCAAGCGACCTCGGATCATCGCCGTGGCCGGCAACATCGGCGCCGGGAAATCGAGCCTCGTGAAATGGCTCGAGCTGCAGTTCAAAATGGTCCCGTTCTTCGAGCCGAACGAGGAGAACCCGTATCTGTCCGACTTCTACGGGGACATGCGGCGCTGGGCCATGAGCTCGCAGCTCTTCTTCCTCGTGCGGCGCTTCCAGATCCACCGCGCGGTCGTGCGCAGCGCGGCCGAGGACCCGCGGCCCATCGTGCAGGATCGGACGCTCTACGAGGACGCGGAGATCTTCGCCGCGCACCTGCATCGCCAGGGCTTCATCGACGATCGCGACTGGCGCATGTACCAGGACCTCTACTTGACGCTGCGCGAGGAGATACGGCCGCCGGATCTCATGATCTACCTGCGGTGCCCGCTGAAGACGCTGGTGCGGCGCATCCATCAGCGCGGGCGCGACTTCGAGCGAAAGATCCCGCGCAGCTACCTCGCCGCCCTCGACAAGCTCTACGAGGAATGGCATGCCCGCTACGATCTGTCGCCCACGCTCGTGATCGAGACGGACAGGCTCGACTACGTCGAGCGCCTCTTCGACCGATTGGAGGTCGTGCAGGCAATCCGCAAGCACCTCGGCGAGGAATGA
- a CDS encoding DUF4920 domain-containing protein: protein MLSARTILPLAGLVLALSACGRAEQAPAQAEPAATPPAAQPPAQPQGATAQGLKPLDQKKFGQPVTEAKTTALTDLTKEPAKFADQTVRTEGTVSAVCKSMGCWMEIADASGQAHIKMANHSFYVPRDANGHRAVIQGKVLAPNGAGEGMCGAKDGCGQEDSAKLAKVEIEATGVEFVD from the coding sequence ATGCTCTCAGCTCGTACCATTCTCCCTCTCGCTGGCCTCGTCCTCGCTCTGTCGGCTTGCGGTCGCGCGGAGCAAGCTCCCGCGCAGGCCGAGCCCGCCGCCACCCCGCCCGCCGCGCAGCCGCCCGCGCAGCCGCAGGGCGCGACGGCGCAGGGCCTCAAGCCGCTCGACCAGAAGAAGTTCGGTCAGCCCGTCACCGAGGCGAAGACGACCGCGCTCACCGATCTCACGAAGGAGCCGGCGAAGTTCGCCGACCAGACCGTGCGCACCGAAGGCACCGTCTCGGCCGTGTGCAAGTCGATGGGCTGCTGGATGGAGATCGCCGACGCTTCGGGCCAGGCGCACATCAAGATGGCGAACCACAGCTTCTACGTGCCGCGCGACGCGAACGGCCATCGCGCCGTGATCCAGGGCAAGGTCCTCGCGCCCAACGGTGCCGGCGAGGGCATGTGCGGCGCGAAGGACGGCTGCGGCCAGGAAGACAGCGCCAAGCTGGCGAAGGTCGAGATCGAGGCCACGGGCGTCGAGTTCGTCGACTGA
- a CDS encoding methyltransferase domain-containing protein — MTWNAATYLAFGDERTRAAIDLLHRVPLTSPEAIVDLGCGPGNSTELLRARFPQARIVGVDAAPDMIARASRSGVQAEWLLADAATWSPAEPVDLVFANALLHWLPDHARLLPRLAGYLRPGGVLAVQMPKNFEAPTHRLMRAVAGDGPWAETLGARLPEVSVLDAQSYMRLLRWLGRVDVWETEYLHVLEGPDPVLGWVRGTTLVPVKEALSAEMYADFEAAYAARLREAYPPEEDGKTLLPFRRIFAVVATSA; from the coding sequence GTGACCTGGAACGCGGCCACGTACCTCGCGTTTGGCGACGAGCGGACTCGGGCGGCGATCGACCTGCTCCATCGCGTGCCCCTCACCTCGCCCGAAGCCATCGTCGACCTCGGCTGCGGGCCTGGCAACTCGACGGAGCTGCTGCGCGCGCGCTTCCCCCAGGCGCGCATCGTGGGGGTCGACGCGGCGCCCGACATGATCGCGCGGGCATCGCGCTCGGGCGTGCAAGCCGAGTGGCTGCTCGCGGACGCTGCGACGTGGAGCCCCGCCGAGCCCGTCGATCTCGTCTTCGCCAACGCGCTGCTGCACTGGCTGCCCGATCATGCGCGCCTGTTGCCGAGGCTCGCCGGCTACCTGCGTCCGGGCGGCGTGCTCGCGGTGCAGATGCCGAAGAACTTCGAGGCGCCCACGCACCGGCTGATGCGCGCGGTGGCCGGCGACGGGCCGTGGGCCGAGACGCTCGGGGCGCGCTTACCGGAGGTCTCGGTGCTCGACGCGCAGAGCTACATGCGCCTTCTGCGCTGGCTCGGTCGCGTCGACGTGTGGGAGACCGAGTACCTGCACGTGCTCGAGGGACCGGATCCGGTGCTCGGCTGGGTTCGCGGCACGACGCTCGTGCCCGTGAAGGAGGCGCTCTCGGCCGAGATGTACGCGGACTTCGAGGCGGCCTACGCGGCGCGCCTGCGCGAAGCGTATCCGCCGGAAGAGGACGGGAAAACCCTGCTGCCCTTCCGGCGGATCTTCGCGGTGGTTGCTACGAGCGCGTAG
- a CDS encoding glutamate--cysteine ligase codes for MGLAIPRDTFDEKDYARFSGRLNECLSALGELLARPGFGEGEATIGAELEMFLVDAQGHPLPANREVLARTMDSRLTVEIDRFNLECNARPCPLAGRPFAALRGELASALAEVGRAAAAQGGRVITIGMLPTFRRQDFGGAALTDLPRYRALSQGVRRLRGEAFHLRIHGEDPLAFDIDDVTLEGACTSFQVHLRVDPANFARAYNAVQLATIPALAVAGNAPILVGHRLWEETRIAVFKQSADDRGDLDAPWHPPARVSFGHGWTRAGALELFAESVAMHAPLLPVLGPEEPMATVREGGVPALAELRLHQGTVWRWNRAVYDPAGGGHVRIEMRALPAGPTMADMLANAAFALGLSLGLMPDVDRILPAYPFATAQYAFYRAAQQGLNALVPWPSVEVPSPRLFPARELCAQLLPVARRGLLEHGVDPGEVEEHLGVIAERVASGRTGARWQRAVLDSLLGRMPREQALRELLERYAARSASGEPVHRWPVDE; via the coding sequence ATGGGCCTCGCTATTCCGCGCGACACGTTCGACGAAAAAGACTACGCCCGCTTCTCGGGCCGCCTGAACGAATGCCTCTCCGCGCTCGGCGAGCTGCTCGCCCGCCCAGGGTTTGGCGAAGGCGAAGCGACCATCGGCGCCGAGCTCGAGATGTTCCTCGTCGACGCGCAAGGCCACCCGTTGCCCGCGAACCGTGAGGTTCTCGCGCGCACCATGGATTCGCGCCTCACGGTCGAGATCGATCGTTTCAACCTCGAGTGCAATGCACGGCCGTGCCCGCTCGCGGGGCGTCCGTTCGCCGCGCTGCGGGGCGAGCTCGCGTCGGCGCTGGCCGAGGTCGGCCGCGCGGCTGCGGCTCAGGGCGGCCGGGTAATCACGATCGGCATGCTCCCGACCTTCCGGCGCCAGGACTTCGGCGGCGCAGCGCTCACCGATCTGCCGCGCTACCGCGCCCTCTCGCAAGGCGTGCGGCGCCTGCGCGGCGAGGCCTTCCACCTGCGCATTCACGGCGAGGACCCGCTCGCGTTCGACATCGACGACGTCACCCTCGAGGGCGCGTGCACGTCGTTCCAGGTCCACCTGCGCGTCGATCCCGCAAACTTCGCCCGGGCTTACAATGCGGTGCAGCTCGCGACCATTCCGGCCCTCGCCGTCGCCGGCAATGCGCCGATCCTCGTCGGGCACAGGCTGTGGGAGGAGACGCGCATCGCAGTGTTCAAGCAATCCGCGGACGATCGCGGCGATCTCGACGCTCCGTGGCACCCGCCGGCGCGCGTCTCCTTCGGGCACGGCTGGACGCGCGCGGGGGCGCTCGAGCTGTTCGCCGAGAGCGTCGCAATGCACGCGCCGCTCCTGCCCGTCCTCGGGCCGGAGGAGCCGATGGCGACCGTGCGCGAGGGCGGCGTGCCGGCGCTCGCGGAGCTTCGGCTGCATCAGGGCACCGTCTGGCGCTGGAATCGCGCGGTGTACGATCCCGCGGGCGGAGGCCACGTGCGGATCGAGATGCGTGCGCTCCCGGCTGGTCCGACGATGGCCGACATGCTGGCCAATGCGGCGTTCGCGCTGGGTCTGTCTTTGGGCCTCATGCCCGACGTGGATCGCATCCTGCCCGCGTATCCCTTCGCGACGGCCCAGTATGCATTTTACCGCGCGGCGCAGCAGGGGCTCAATGCGCTCGTTCCCTGGCCGAGCGTCGAGGTCCCCTCGCCGCGCCTCTTCCCGGCGCGTGAGCTGTGCGCGCAGCTCCTGCCGGTGGCGCGACGCGGGCTTCTGGAGCACGGCGTCGACCCGGGCGAGGTCGAGGAGCACCTCGGTGTCATTGCCGAGCGCGTCGCTTCGGGCAGGACGGGGGCACGCTGGCAGCGGGCCGTGCTCGATTCTCTCCTCGGCCGCATGCCGCGCGAACAGGCCCTGCGCGAGCTGCTCGAGCGGTATGCGGCGCGCTCGGCCTCGGGAGAGCCGGTGCACCGCTGGCCGGTGGACGAGTAG
- a CDS encoding DsbA family protein: MLSKLFRIGFVTALVAVIACGEAPPPPPQQPTSTAPSPGTQQGATVGGASADKGMARAGGPAGDAAEGDGFFDSSDGSAEPAPAPRPARIGPWDGGNEVDNGEGAKSPVPVTAADPSWGSPKALVTIVEFSDLECPFCARAHGTIAELRRIYGKDQLRVVWKNYPLAFHKNARPAAEAAMSVFKLGGNKAFWAYAEALFSGRLNQNVIDGSLPAGMSRKDVDGVLARGEVARKITEDEALAKQVGVMGTPAFFINGVFLSGAQPIDKFRAIIDEQINTARKLTASGTAPEQVYATLSAKNYQKPEARPDARPANPADDNKTVWRVPVEGSPVRGKNTALVTLVLFTDFQCPFCARAAPTIDQLARQYGDKLRIVYKNNPLPFHPRAEPAAELALEARAQKGDAAFWAVHDKLFADNKDLDDARLEAVAKEVGIDAKKAMAAIAAKKHAALIQKDQDLADDIQANGTPHFFINGRRLVGAQPIDKFTAIIDEEITKAEALVKKGTAAAKVYDTIQKDAKSAPPPEKVTVPAPTKDNPSRGPANAKVVVQIFSDFQCPFCKRSNDTIRMLENEHQGKVRFVWRNLPLPMHKDAMPAAEAAMEAFKQKGNDGFWKMHDLLFTDQTKLDRASLDQHAAALGLDPAKFTAALDGHTHKAAIEADTKAADAANISGTPAFVINGYLISGAQPYAKFNKIVKLALKEAK; the protein is encoded by the coding sequence GCACCGCCGCCGCCGCCGCAGCAGCCGACATCCACGGCCCCCTCCCCGGGCACGCAACAAGGCGCAACGGTCGGCGGCGCGAGCGCCGACAAGGGTATGGCGCGCGCAGGCGGCCCGGCGGGCGATGCCGCCGAGGGCGACGGATTCTTCGACTCCAGCGACGGCTCGGCCGAGCCCGCTCCCGCCCCGCGCCCTGCGCGCATCGGCCCGTGGGACGGCGGCAACGAGGTCGACAACGGCGAAGGCGCGAAGAGCCCCGTCCCCGTCACCGCAGCCGACCCGAGCTGGGGGAGCCCGAAGGCGCTCGTCACGATCGTCGAGTTCAGCGATCTCGAGTGCCCCTTCTGCGCCCGCGCCCACGGCACGATCGCAGAGCTGCGCCGCATCTACGGCAAGGATCAGCTCCGGGTTGTCTGGAAAAACTACCCGCTGGCCTTCCACAAGAACGCGCGCCCCGCGGCCGAGGCTGCGATGAGCGTGTTCAAGCTCGGGGGCAACAAGGCGTTCTGGGCGTATGCAGAGGCGCTCTTTTCGGGCCGCCTCAATCAGAACGTCATCGACGGCTCGCTGCCCGCGGGCATGAGCCGCAAGGACGTCGACGGGGTGCTCGCCAGGGGCGAGGTCGCCCGGAAGATCACGGAAGACGAGGCGCTCGCCAAGCAGGTGGGCGTGATGGGCACGCCGGCCTTCTTCATCAATGGCGTGTTCCTGAGCGGCGCGCAGCCGATCGACAAGTTCCGCGCGATCATCGACGAGCAGATCAATACCGCGCGCAAGCTCACGGCGAGCGGCACGGCGCCCGAGCAGGTCTATGCGACCCTGAGCGCGAAGAACTACCAGAAGCCCGAGGCGCGCCCCGACGCCCGCCCCGCGAACCCTGCCGACGACAACAAGACTGTCTGGCGCGTGCCCGTCGAGGGCTCGCCCGTGCGGGGCAAGAACACCGCGCTCGTCACGCTGGTGCTGTTCACCGATTTCCAGTGCCCGTTCTGCGCGCGCGCGGCGCCCACGATCGACCAGCTCGCAAGGCAATACGGGGACAAACTCCGGATCGTTTACAAGAACAACCCGCTGCCCTTCCACCCGCGCGCCGAGCCCGCGGCCGAGCTCGCGCTCGAGGCGCGCGCGCAGAAGGGCGACGCGGCCTTCTGGGCCGTTCACGACAAGCTCTTCGCCGACAACAAGGACCTCGACGACGCGAGGCTCGAGGCGGTCGCCAAGGAGGTGGGCATCGACGCGAAGAAGGCCATGGCCGCGATCGCGGCGAAGAAGCACGCGGCCCTCATTCAGAAGGATCAGGACCTCGCCGACGACATCCAGGCGAACGGGACGCCGCACTTCTTCATCAATGGCCGGCGGCTCGTGGGCGCGCAGCCCATCGACAAGTTCACGGCCATCATCGACGAGGAAATCACCAAGGCCGAGGCGCTCGTCAAGAAGGGCACCGCGGCGGCCAAGGTCTACGACACGATCCAGAAGGACGCGAAGAGCGCGCCGCCGCCCGAGAAGGTGACCGTCCCGGCTCCGACCAAGGACAACCCGAGCCGCGGCCCGGCGAATGCCAAGGTCGTCGTGCAGATCTTCTCCGACTTTCAGTGCCCATTCTGCAAGAGGAGCAACGATACGATCCGCATGCTCGAAAACGAGCATCAGGGCAAGGTCCGTTTCGTCTGGCGGAACCTGCCGCTGCCCATGCACAAGGACGCGATGCCCGCGGCCGAGGCGGCCATGGAGGCCTTCAAGCAGAAGGGCAATGACGGCTTCTGGAAGATGCACGACCTGCTCTTCACGGACCAGACGAAGCTCGACCGCGCCTCGCTCGATCAGCACGCCGCCGCGCTCGGGCTCGACCCGGCGAAATTCACGGCCGCGCTCGACGGGCACACGCACAAGGCTGCCATCGAGGCGGACACGAAGGCCGCGGACGCCGCGAACATCAGCGGCACGCCCGCGTTCGTCATCAATGGCTATCTGATCTCGGGCGCGCAGCCCTACGCGAAGTTCAACAAGATCGTCAAGCTCGCGCTCAAAGAGGCCAAGTAG